Proteins co-encoded in one Arachis stenosperma cultivar V10309 chromosome 7, arast.V10309.gnm1.PFL2, whole genome shotgun sequence genomic window:
- the LOC130939510 gene encoding uncharacterized protein LOC130939510, whose amino-acid sequence MLSVKDYSIRRGVEYRVIESDHLKYHGKCKQFGKDCTWLIRIALRARKGTWEVRRYNGPHTCLATSISSDHRQLDYHVICARILPLVRTDATVTVKVLQQATEADYGFRPSYRKVWLAKQKAVAQIYGDWEESYAELPRWMLGVQSTMAGTITVLKTSPVRLHGEVDESTVYFHRLFWTFPPCIEAFRHCKPLVSIDGTHLYGKYGGTLLLAIAQDGNSNILPIAFALVEAENAESWSFFLSNLREHVTPQDGILVISDRHNGIKAALEAPETGWLPPRAFRAYCIRHVTANFALTFKGKDSRRMLVNAAYAKTEAEFYYWFDIMRTENPAMCEWANRMEYDK is encoded by the coding sequence ATGCTGAGTGTGAAGGACTATAGCATCCGGCGAGGTGTTGAGTACAGAGTCATCGAATCAGATCATCTGAAGTATCATGGAAAATGCAAGCAATTTGGCAAGGATTGTACTTGGTTGATTCGCATTGCGCTGCGTGCACGAAAGGGCACTTGGGAGGTTAGGAGGTACAACGGGCCACACACATGCTTGGCAACCTCTATTTCCAGTGATCACCGTCAGCTGGATTACCACGTTATCTGTGCGAGGATTCTTCCGTTGGTTAGGACAGATGCTACAGTTACGGTAAAGGTACTGCAACAAGCTACAGAAGCCGATTATGGTTTCAGGCCTAGTTACAGGAAGGTTTGGCTGGCGAAGCAGAAGGCAGTGGCACAAATATATGGAGATTGGGAAGAGTCATACGCGGAGTTGCCACGTTGGATGCTAGGAGTACAGTCAACAATGGCCGGAACAATAACCGTGTTGAAGACCTCTCCTGTTCGGCTTCATGGTGAGGTTGATGAGTCGACGGTGTACTTTCACCGATTATTCTGGACATTCCCACCCTGTATCGAGGCATTTCGTCATTGCAAGCCCCTCGTCAGTATTGACGGGACCCACTTGTATGGCAAGTATGGAGGGACGCTCTTGTTGGCGATAGCGCAGGATGGGAACTCCAACATCCTCCCCATTGCATTTGCCCTTGTGGAAGCAGAAAATGCAGAGTCGTGGTCATTCTTCTTGTCCAACCTACGAGAGCATGTGACTCCTCAGGATGGTATCCTTGTAATCTCTGACAGGCATAACGGGATCAAGGCAGCACTTGAGGCTCCTGAGACTGGGTGGCTGCCTCCACGTGCTTTCCGAGCGTACTGTATTCGGCATGTGACAGCGAATTTTGCCCTAACTTTCAAAGGTAAAGATTCAAGGAGGATGTTAGTGAATGCTGCCTACGCAAAGACTGAAGCAGAGTTTTATTACTGGTTTGACATCATGCGGACTGAGAATCCAGCAATGTGTGAATGGGCCAATCGGATGGAGTACGACAAATAG